Proteins encoded in a region of the Vicia villosa cultivar HV-30 ecotype Madison, WI linkage group LG5, Vvil1.0, whole genome shotgun sequence genome:
- the LOC131607936 gene encoding cysteine proteinase inhibitor 4-like, giving the protein MAAATLTMILMAACIVYSTASSRPRMVGGKTEIRNVRTNEEVQELGRFAVEEFNRSVKVRKEGEGELRFVEVVEAQQQVVAGIKYYMKIWVTPTKNDGAESEDHAMVESVVLVKPWLSYKHLLHFAPSSQ; this is encoded by the coding sequence ATGGCGGCAGCAACATTAACAATGATACTAATGGCGGCATGCATAGTGTATAGTACAGCTTCCTCCAGGCCTCGCATGGTGGGTGGCAAAACAGAGATCAGAAACGTGAGGACAAACGAGGAGGTACAGGAGCTGGGAAGATTCGCGGTGGAGGAGTTTAACCGGAGTGTGAAAGTGCGGAAAGAAGGGGAAGGGGAGTTGAGGTTCGTGGAAGTGGTGGAGGCGCAGCAACAAGTGGTGGCGGGAATCAAGTACTATATGAAGATATGGGTTACGCCGACGAAGAATGATGGTGCTGAGAGTGAGGATCACGCGATGGTGGAGTCAGTGGTGCTGGTTAAGCCATGGCTTTCTTACAAACATCTTCTACACTTTGCACCTTCTTCTCaatga